The Streptomyces sp. NBC_00335 DNA window CGTCGTGCAGGGAGATGGCCCGCTGCATGGCTTTGCGGGCCCGCGGGGTGTCGCGGGCGTCGTGGTAGGCGATGGCGAGGCGGAACCAGCTGCGCCAGTCCCCCGGCGCGTCCTCCGTCTCGGCCTTGCGGCGCGCGAAGACCTCGTCGGCCGAGTCCCGCAGGATCCGGCCGTACTTGTCCCGCTCCAGCTCGTCCACCGGCAGTCCGCCCTCTGCCTCCAGCTCGGCTCCGAGCTGGTTGGCCTTGGTGACGAAGCGGGTGTTCTTCCAGAGGAACCAGACACCGATGACCGGCAGGATCAGCACGGCCACCCCGAAGGTGACGGTGAGCCAGGTCCCGTGCCGGATCAGCATCAGGCCCCTGCTGCCGGCCAGGACGAAGTACACGACCAGGACCGCGGCCGTGATGAAGTAGAGGATCTTCGCGCGCATGGGGACCGCCTGCTCGTCAGCCGAGTTCGAGGAAGTTTTCCAGGCCGAAGGTGAGGCCCGGAGTCTGCGTCACGCGGCGCGCGCCGAGCAGGATGCCCGGCATGAAGCTGCTGTGGTGCAGGGAGTCGTGACGGATGGTCAGGGTCTCGCCCTCACCGCCGAGGAGCACCTCCTGGTGGGCCAGCAGGCCGCGCAGGCGGATCGCGTGCACCGGGACGCCGTCGACGTCGGCGCCGCGCGCTCCGTCGAGCGCGGAGGCGGTGGCGTCGGGCTGCGCGCCGAGGCCGGCCTCGGCGCGGGCGGCCGCGATGAGCTGCGCCGTACGGGTCGCCGTGCCGGAGGGGGCGTCGACCTTGTTCGGGTGGTGCAGTTCGACGACCTCGACGGACTCGAAGTAGCGCGCGGCCTGCGCGGCGAACTTCATGGTGAGGACGGCGCCGATGGAGAAGTTCGGGGCGATGAGCACACCGGTCGCCGGGGAAGCGGCGAGCCAGGTGTTCAGCCGGGCGAGGCGGTCCTCGGTCCAGCCGGTGGTGCCGACCACTCCGTGGATGCCGTGGCGGACGAGGAACTCCAGGTTCTCCATCACCGAGGCGGGGGTGGTCAGCTCGACCGCGACCTGGGCGCCGGCGTCGGCCAGCGTCTCCAGCTTGTCTCCGCGGCCGAGGGCGGCCACCAGTTCCATGTCCCCGGCGGCCTCGACGGCCTTGACCGCCTCGGAGCCGATGCGGCCCTGGGCGCCGAGAACTGCCACGCGCAGCTTGCTCATGTCATTCCTTAAAGTGCGTACGGGCCCGGGCCCTGTCCCGGGGCCCGGGCGACGTGCTCCTGAGAGGGGCCTTGGCTAGGCGACGGCCTCGTCGAGACGGGCCGCCTGCTTCTCCTTCAGCGGGCCGATCACCGCGAGCGAGGGCCGCTGCGCCAGGACGTCCTGCGCGACCGAGCGCACTTCGTCCGGGGTGACGGCCGCGATCCGGGCCAGCAGGTCGTCGACCGACATCTGGTCGCCCCAGCACAGCTCGCTCTTGCCGATGCGGTTCATGATCGCGCCGGTGTCCTCCAGGCCGAGGACGGTGGAGCCGGACAGCTGGCCGACGGCCCGCCGGATCTCCTCGTCGGTGAGCCCGTCGGAGGCGACCTTGTCCAGCTCGTCCCGGCAGATCCGCAGTACGTCGTGGACCTGGTTGGGGCGGCAGCCGGCGTAGACGCCGAAGAGGCCGGTGTCGGCGAAGCCCGAGGTGTACGAGTACACGCTGTAGGCGAGGCCGCGCTTCTCCCTGACCTCCTGGAAGAGGCGGGAGGACATGCCGCCGCCGAGCGCGGTGTTCAGTACGCCGAGCGCCCAGCGGCGCTCGTCGGTGCGGGCCAGGGCCGGCATGCCGAGGACCACGTGGGCCTGCTCGGTCTTGCGGTTGACCAGCTCGACGCGGCCGGAGGTGCGGATCCGCTTGGTGCCGGATCGCGGGCCGACCGGTTCGGCGTCGGTGCGGGTCAGGGCGCCGGCCTTTTCGAAGGCCGCGCGGACCTGGCGTACGACCTTGTTGTGGTCGACGTTGCCCGCGGCCGCCACGACCAGGTGGGTGGGGTCGTAGTGCTTCTTGTAGAAGCGGCGGATCCGGTCGGCGGTGAGCGCGTTGATCGTGTCGACGGTGCCGAGGACGGGGCGCCCGAGCGGGGTGTCCCCGTACATGGTCTGGGCGAACAGGTCGTGGACCATGTCGCCCGGGTCGTCCTCGGTCATCGCGATCTCTTCGAGGATGACTCCGCGCTCGGCGTCGACATCGGATTCGAGGATCAGCGAGCCGGTGAGCATGTCGCACACGACGTCGATGGCCAGCGGCAGGTCTGTGTCGAGCACCCGTGCGTAGTAGCAGGTGTACTCCTTCGCCGTGAAGGCGTTCATCTCTCCGCCGACCGCGTCGATCGCGGAGGAGATGTCGAGGGCACTGCGCTTCTCGGTGCCCTTGAAGAGGAGGTGCTCCAGGTAGTGCGTGGCGCCGTTCAGCGAAGGCGTCTCGTCCCGGGATCCGACGTGCGCCCAGATCCCGAAGGTGGCGGAGCGGACGGACGGCAGCGTCTCCGTGACCACGCGCAGTCCGCCGGGGAGGACCGTGCGCCGGACGGTGCCGATGCCGTTCGCGCCCTTGAGCAGTGTTTGGGTACGGGCGACGGCCCGCCCCTCCGAAGAGGGGCGGGCCGTCACACGGGAACTACGCGACGTCACTTGTCGGAGTCGTCCTTGTCAGCGTCGTCGCCGGCGGCCTCGCCGTCGATCACGGGGACCAGGGAGAGCTTGCCGCGGGAGTCGATCTCGGCGATCTCGACCTGGACCTTGGTGCCGACCGCGAGCACGTCCTCGACGTTCTCCACGCGCTTGCCACCGGCGAGCTTGCGGATCTGCGAGATGTGCAGCAGGCCGTCCTTGCCGGGCATGAGGGAGACGAAGGCACCGAAGGTGGTGGTCTTGACGACCGTACCCAGGTAGCGCTCGCCGACCTCCGGCATGGTCGGGTTGGCGATCTGGTTGATCGTGGCGCGGGCAGCCTCGGCGGCCGGACCGTCGGCGGCACCGATGTAGATGGTGCCGTCGTCCTCGATCGTGATCTCGGCGCCGGTGTCCTCCTGGATCTGGTTGATCATCTTGCCCTTGGGGCCGATGACCTCACCGATCTTGTCCACCGGGATCTTGACGGTGATGATCCGGGGGGCGAACGGGGACATGGCGTCCGGCGTGTCGATCGCTTCCATCATCACGTCGAGGATGTGGAGGCGGGCGTCGCGGGCCTGCTTGAGGGCGGCGGCCAGAACCGAGGCCGGGATGCCGTCGAGCTTGGTGTCCAGCTGGAGCGCGGTGACGAACTCCTTGGTGCCGGCGACCTTGAAGTCCATGTCGCCGAAGGCGTCCTCCGCACCGAGGATGTCGGTGAGGGCGACGTAGTGGGTCTTGCCGTCGATCTCCTGCGAGATCAGGCCCATGGCGATACCGGCGACGGGGGCCTTGAGGGGCACACCGGCGTTCAGCAGGGACATGGTGGAGGCGCAGACCGAGCCCATGGACGTCGAGCCGTTGGAGCCGAGAGCCTCGGACACCTGGCGGATCGCGTAGGGGAACTCCTCGCGCGTCGGGAGGACCGGCACGATCGCGCGCTCGGCGAGCGCGCCGTGGCCGATCTCGCGGCGCTTCGGCGAACCGACGCGGCCGGTCTCGCCGACCGAGTACGGCGGGAAGTTGTAGTTGTGCATGTAGCGCTTGCGGGTCACCGGGGAGAGGGTGTCCAGCTGCTGCTCCATGCGGAGCATGTTGAGGGTGGTGACGCCCAGGATCTGGGTCTCGCCACGCTCGAACAGCGCCGAGCCGTGCACGCGCGGGATGGCCTCGACCTCGGCGGCGAGGGTACGGATGTCCGTGAGCCCGCGGCCGTCGATGCGGACCTTGTCCTTGATGACGCGCTCGCGGACCAGGGCCTTGGTCAGGCCTCGGTACGCGGCGGAGATCTCCTTCTCGCGGCCTTCGAAGGCCGGGAGGAGCTTCTCGGCGGCGATCTCCTTGACGCGGTCCAGCTCGGCCTCGCGGTCCTGCTTGCCCGCGATGGTCAGCGCCTGGGAGAGCTCGCCCTTGACCGCGGCCGAGAGGGCCTCGTAGACGTCGGCCTGGTAGTCCAGGAAGACCGGGAACTCGCCCTCGGGCTTGGCGGCCTTGGCGGCCAGGTCGGCCTGGGCCTTGCAGAGGACCTTGATGAAGGGCTTCGAGGCGTCGAGGCCGGCGGCCACGACCTCCTCGGTCGGCGCCTCGGCGCCGCCCTTGATCAGGGCGATGGTCTTCTCGGTGGCCTCGGCCTCGACCATCATGATCGCGACGTCGCCGTCCTCGAGCACGCGGCCCGCGACGACCATGTCGAAGACGGCGTCCTCGAGCTCGGTGTGCGTCGGGAAGGCAACCCACTGGCCGCGGATCAGCGCGACGCGGACGCCGCCGATCGGGCCGGAGAAGGGCAGGCCGGCCAGCTGGGTGGACGCGGAGGCGGCGTTGATCGCCACGACGTCGTACAGGTGGTCGGGGTTGAGCGCCATGATCGTCGCGACGACCTGGATCTCGTTGCGCAGGCCCTTCTTGAAGGACGGGCGCAGCGGGCGGTCGATCAGGCGACAGGTGAGGATCGCGTCCTCGGAGGGGCGACCCTCGCGGCGGAAGAACGAGCCGGGGATCTTGCCGGCCGCGTACTGGCGCTCCTCGACGTCCACCGTGAGGGGGAAGAAGTCGAGCTGGTCCTTGGGCTTCTTCGACGCGGTGGTGGCGGAAAGCACCATCGTGTCGTCGTCCAGGTAGGCAACGGCGGAGCCGGCGGCCTGGCGGGCCAGACGGCCCGTCTCGAAGCGGATGGTGCGGGTGCCGAAGGAACCGTTGTCAATGACGGCCTCGGCGTAGTGGGTCTCGTTCTCCACTAGCGTTTTCTCCATTTTCGTCGTCTCCGTCCGCCACCCGTGTGGTGGTGGACGGTTGCGGAGAAGCGCTCCTGGCGTGCGGGCCGGTCTTCGATCGAAGCAGCCGGGCGAAGCCCCGTACGGGCTTTCCGGATGCCACTACCGAGGACCGGCGGCGTGGGAGGGCGCTCCTCCTCTTCAGTTGTGCACGTCTTAAGAAGTGGACGCTTCCAGACTACAAAGCGTCCGGTACGTCGCGCACGTACAGCAAAGGGAGCGGCCCACTCAATGTGGGAACCGCTCCCTTCACAGCGTCTTTACTTGGCGCCGGCCGCACCGCGGCGGATGCCGAGGCGCTCGACCAGCGTACGGAAGCGCTGGATGTCCTTCTTGGCCAGGTACTGCAGCAGGCGGCGACGCTGGCCGACCAGGATCAGCAGACCACGACGGGAGTGGTGGTCGTGCTTGTGCGACTTCAGGTGCTCGGTCAGGTCCGAGATGCGGCGGGACAGCATCGCGACCTGGACCTCGGGGGAGCCGGTGTCGCCCTCCTTGGCACCAAACTCTGCGATGAGCTGCTTCTTGACTGCGGCGTCGAGCGGCACGCGTACTCCTTGTAATAGGTCTACATAGCCACCGAGTGCCCCAGGTCGAATTCTCTGGGGATCTTCCGTAACTCGGGAGGCGGGGTCCGCTGAGCGCAGCCCCTGGAGGATTCCCGGGGCGCGTACACAAACGGCCGTCACACAGACTACCAGGCTGCCGCAGGCCCTCGTCTCAGCTGGTGAGAGCCCGGGCCTTGGCGTAGACGTCGAGCACGGCCAGGGTCAGCGGGACCAGGCTGAGCAGGACCGCCCCCTCGGTGAGGTCGAGGAGCCGCCCCCAGAAGGGTGACAGACCCTTGCGGGGAATGACCAATGCAATTCCGGCGAGGAGCGCCGCTCCGGCGGCGACGGCGGCGGAGAGCCAGAGCGTACGGATCTCCAGGCCGCTGTGGTCCCCGTAGAGGGCGAGCTCCTTGAGCAGGGCGAGCGGCGGGTGCATCGCGAGACCGAGGACGAGCAGGCCGAGGGCGGCGAAGCCGGCCACGAGGGCGCAGGCGACCTGGGAGGTGTAGCGGAAGAGGCGGGCGCGCAGCAGCATGGCGAGCCCGGTGGCCAGGGCCAGGAGCCGGGCCCAGGTGTTGTCCGAGAAGCCGAGGACGGCGGCGGAGCCGACGGCGACGGCCGCGCAGCCGCCGACGAGGCCGAGGAGCATCTCGTGGCCGCGGCGGGCCTGGGCGGCGATGGCCTCGGCGTCGAGCGGGGCTCCGGAGTCGTGCCCGTCGGTGGCGGAGCGCTCACCGTACGGCTCGCTCTCGTAGCGGTCCGGGGTCTCGTACTCGGCGGTGGCGCTCTGCGGGGCGGCGTAGCCGATGGGGAGCCGGGCGAAACGGGCGGAGAAGCCGGGGAGGAAGGCGACGAGGCCGATGGCGGCGGGGGCGCAGACGGCCGCGGCGGAGGTCGCGCCGGCGTCGGCGGTGATCGCGGCGAACGTGGCCAGGGTCCCGGTGGCGGCGAGGAAGGTGACCGCGACGAAGGGTGCGTCGCCGTCGGGGGTGAGGGCGACGAGGGCGACGGAGGCGACGAGCACGCAGACGCAGCCGAGGAGGAACTGGAGCCGGCCGGGGCCCTGGCCCGCGGCGGGGGCGATGATGCCGGAGCCGGCGAGCAGCAGGTGCGGTACGGCGGCGAGGCCGAGGGCTACGGCGGAGCCGCGGTCGCGGTAGACCCGGGCGCGGACGCCCGCGGCGGCGGTGAGGAGCACGCCGACGGAGCCGGCGATGATGCCGGGCAGTCCGTGCATGTCGTGCAGGACGGGGTCGGCGTACCAGAGGACGAAGCCGAGCAGGACGAAGAGGACGGCGGCGCCGGTCAGGCCCGCGCCGCGCAGCATGTCGTCGCTCCAGCGGTGGCGGTCGCGCACCACGGCGGCGGCGACGGCGTCGGAGACGTCGTCGAAGACGGCGGGCGGCAGGGAGTCCGCGAAGGGGCGCAGGCTCAGTACTTCGCCGTCCAGGACCTGCTGGGCCGCGAGGGTGCGGGCGCCGTCGAGGACGGTGCCGGAGCGCAGGACC harbors:
- the eccD gene encoding type VII secretion integral membrane protein EccD; this translates as MNTAEATGFRRVTVVAPDSRIDVALPEDIAVADIYPELLRLTGQTQPVGAPTGFHLVLRSGTVLDGARTLAAQQVLDGEVLSLRPFADSLPPAVFDDVSDAVAAAVVRDRHRWSDDMLRGAGLTGAAVLFVLLGFVLWYADPVLHDMHGLPGIIAGSVGVLLTAAAGVRARVYRDRGSAVALGLAAVPHLLLAGSGIIAPAAGQGPGRLQFLLGCVCVLVASVALVALTPDGDAPFVAVTFLAATGTLATFAAITADAGATSAAAVCAPAAIGLVAFLPGFSARFARLPIGYAAPQSATAEYETPDRYESEPYGERSATDGHDSGAPLDAEAIAAQARRGHEMLLGLVGGCAAVAVGSAAVLGFSDNTWARLLALATGLAMLLRARLFRYTSQVACALVAGFAALGLLVLGLAMHPPLALLKELALYGDHSGLEIRTLWLSAAVAAGAALLAGIALVIPRKGLSPFWGRLLDLTEGAVLLSLVPLTLAVLDVYAKARALTS
- a CDS encoding polyribonucleotide nucleotidyltransferase, which codes for MENETHYAEAVIDNGSFGTRTIRFETGRLARQAAGSAVAYLDDDTMVLSATTASKKPKDQLDFFPLTVDVEERQYAAGKIPGSFFRREGRPSEDAILTCRLIDRPLRPSFKKGLRNEIQVVATIMALNPDHLYDVVAINAASASTQLAGLPFSGPIGGVRVALIRGQWVAFPTHTELEDAVFDMVVAGRVLEDGDVAIMMVEAEATEKTIALIKGGAEAPTEEVVAAGLDASKPFIKVLCKAQADLAAKAAKPEGEFPVFLDYQADVYEALSAAVKGELSQALTIAGKQDREAELDRVKEIAAEKLLPAFEGREKEISAAYRGLTKALVRERVIKDKVRIDGRGLTDIRTLAAEVEAIPRVHGSALFERGETQILGVTTLNMLRMEQQLDTLSPVTRKRYMHNYNFPPYSVGETGRVGSPKRREIGHGALAERAIVPVLPTREEFPYAIRQVSEALGSNGSTSMGSVCASTMSLLNAGVPLKAPVAGIAMGLISQEIDGKTHYVALTDILGAEDAFGDMDFKVAGTKEFVTALQLDTKLDGIPASVLAAALKQARDARLHILDVMMEAIDTPDAMSPFAPRIITVKIPVDKIGEVIGPKGKMINQIQEDTGAEITIEDDGTIYIGAADGPAAEAARATINQIANPTMPEVGERYLGTVVKTTTFGAFVSLMPGKDGLLHISQIRKLAGGKRVENVEDVLAVGTKVQVEIAEIDSRGKLSLVPVIDGEAAGDDADKDDSDK
- a CDS encoding M16 family metallopeptidase, giving the protein MTSRSSRVTARPSSEGRAVARTQTLLKGANGIGTVRRTVLPGGLRVVTETLPSVRSATFGIWAHVGSRDETPSLNGATHYLEHLLFKGTEKRSALDISSAIDAVGGEMNAFTAKEYTCYYARVLDTDLPLAIDVVCDMLTGSLILESDVDAERGVILEEIAMTEDDPGDMVHDLFAQTMYGDTPLGRPVLGTVDTINALTADRIRRFYKKHYDPTHLVVAAAGNVDHNKVVRQVRAAFEKAGALTRTDAEPVGPRSGTKRIRTSGRVELVNRKTEQAHVVLGMPALARTDERRWALGVLNTALGGGMSSRLFQEVREKRGLAYSVYSYTSGFADTGLFGVYAGCRPNQVHDVLRICRDELDKVASDGLTDEEIRRAVGQLSGSTVLGLEDTGAIMNRIGKSELCWGDQMSVDDLLARIAAVTPDEVRSVAQDVLAQRPSLAVIGPLKEKQAARLDEAVA
- the rpsO gene encoding 30S ribosomal protein S15, translating into MPLDAAVKKQLIAEFGAKEGDTGSPEVQVAMLSRRISDLTEHLKSHKHDHHSRRGLLILVGQRRRLLQYLAKKDIQRFRTLVERLGIRRGAAGAK
- the dapB gene encoding 4-hydroxy-tetrahydrodipicolinate reductase translates to MSKLRVAVLGAQGRIGSEAVKAVEAAGDMELVAALGRGDKLETLADAGAQVAVELTTPASVMENLEFLVRHGIHGVVGTTGWTEDRLARLNTWLAASPATGVLIAPNFSIGAVLTMKFAAQAARYFESVEVVELHHPNKVDAPSGTATRTAQLIAAARAEAGLGAQPDATASALDGARGADVDGVPVHAIRLRGLLAHQEVLLGGEGETLTIRHDSLHHSSFMPGILLGARRVTQTPGLTFGLENFLELG